The Inediibacterium massiliense genome includes the window ACCATTGTGCAAGCGGTACCGAAGTAGAAAGGAAAGTGCCTATGGAATGGAGATGATATAAATATTTACAATGGGAAGCCTTTTTGATGGGATTGGCGGATTCCCCCTTGCTGCAGTTCACAATGGAATTGTGCCTTTATGGGCCAGTGAAATCGAAAGTTTTCCCATCGAAGTAACAAAAATACGATTTCCCGAGATGCTCCATGTTGGTGACATTACAAAGCTTGATGGGAGCAAACTTCCTGTTGTGGATATTATTTGTGGAGGTTCGCCTTGCCAAGATTATGCCGAGGAAATAGTTATCCCGAAGTTTAAGCCACAGCCCTTGTAAATAAAGGGATTGTGGTCAAAAAATTCGGGATAACAATATTGGGTATTTCATCAGATTAAGCCAGAGAGCTTGAGGATCATTTCATCATCATTAATCCAAATCGGCACAGGTGGTGAAGCGCTGCCTCGAACAACATCGGCCTTGTCAATTGCAGCGCGTTTCATTTCGGTGTCCGCGTAGGCGTAAACTTTGGTTGTTTCCTCACTGGCATGGCCGAGATATTCGGAAAGCAGCATCATCGGCATTCCCTGGTGGTACAGGTGCATTGCTCTGGTATGCCTGAGCATGTGGGCGTGAATATGCGGTGGAACCTCAGGGCAGGCACGGCAAGCTAAATCACCGTATTTTTTCAGAAACAGTGCCACCGTATCTGCGGACATCGGCTGTTGTATTCCGTGAATAATGGTATAGAATAAAGGTTTTTCGCTGTCCATCGGTTCGCAGGGATGAAATGTGCGCAAATATCGCTCACAATGCTGAACTGTTCTGGAAAGCAAAGGTACAGTGCGAGTTTTGCTTCCTTTCCCGTGTAAATAGGCAATGGGGTGCTGAACACGAATGCGTAAGTCACGAACCTTCATGTCCAAAAGTTCACCGCAGCGCGCCGCTGTATCATACATCAGCACCATGAAAAAGGAATTGCGCAGCCCGGTTCGCTTTGCCGGATCGGGCTGTTTCAGCAATGCCTCCAGCGCTGTTTCCGAAAGATACTCTACCACCTTGCTTTGCGGCGTTTTAATCGGAACATTTTGGACGGTTACGCTTAATGCGATCTGCGTGCAGTCAAGCTCCCCGGCGTAATCAAAAAATGAGCGCAATACCATAAGCCGTTGGTTGCGGGTATTGACGCCGCAGTGCCGGTCATTTTCCAGCCAATCAAGAAAATTCAGAATCATTTCTCTGTTCATGGTATCAAATCGTATTTGCTTAACGGACATCCTTTGTTCCGTCCGCAAATACAGAATGAATAGATTCAGTGCCTGGCGGTAGGATCGAATCGTGTTTTCGCTGAAACATCTTTGGTTGGGCAGATATTCCAGCAGGAAGCTCCTAACGGTGTTAAAAAAATCATTCATCGCATTCCACCTCCGGCAGAAGATGTTCTGACGCTGAATAATCGAACCCCGTCATTTTTTCAAACAGGCCCGGAACCAAGTGGATATAGTAATATGTGTCGCTTAACTGCGCGTGGCCCATATACGCGCTGAGATACGGCAGCATGGCGGTTACGTCCTTGCCATCACACATCCACTGGTACAGACGGTGCGTCGCGAATGTGTGCCGGAAGTCGTAAAGCCTGGGGGAATACTCGCCGGACGTTCCAATTCCTGCTTTCGCTTTGGCAATGCGGAAAGTCTTGTTGAGTCCTACTTTACCATAAATATTTCCGTTGGAATCAGGAAAAAACAGTTCGCGTCCGGGCATGACTTTAGAAACTGTTTCATCATACTTCCGGCATATTTCCGTAACATCATCCGCCATCATCACGATCCGGCTTTTGTGGCCTTTGCTTTCTACAATATCCAGCCGCCCCTTTTCCAAATCCACATCAGCGGTACGGAGCTTTCGGGTCTCGCAAGGGCGTAAACCACAGCAGTATAGCAAGCGGACAAGTGTTGGGAAGACAAAGTGGCGGATAGGATACCCCTTGCGGGGCCGCAGATGGTCTAAAACATTCCACAGCGCGGCGATTTCTTCTTCACTGTAAATGTGCGGGATATGCCGCGGACCTTTCTTCGCGAAATTCGGTGTGAGAACAAACGCCGGTTCCCCGCAGCGGTTCAGGTAACGGGCAAATTCCCTGACCGGCATTAAACGGTTGCGAAAGGTGTTGTTGCCCTCTGTATCTTTCCGAACTGCCCACGCCAAACAAATCTCTTTGGTTAGAGTGGTTTCGGAGGGGAATTTGTCAAGGCAGAACCGGTCAAAGTCGAGCAGCAGTCGTAACGATTCGTCATACGGAAAACCGACGGCATTCTTTTGCTGTGCGAAGCCGCGCAGGCGCTCGGAAAAAAGGCTCTTAAACGTATGCTTCACACCAAATCACCCGCCTTTCCGCAGGGCACAAGCCCCAGCGCGCAGGTTTTCAGGCCCTGCTCATCTACGGATAGATACGGTTTCGCCGAATCAATCTTTGAATGCCCCAAAAGTTGTCGGAGCAATTCAAGCGGTATCTCGTTTTGCAGCAGCCGGGTTCCAAACGACCGCTGGAAGCTGTGGAATCCCCGGCGGGGAATATGTGAAACAATGTTCGCACGGCGTAGATATTTTGTCACAAGGGCGCTGGCGCTACGATTGTTGATGGGGCGTAGTGCGCCAGTGTGACACAGGAAAATATACGGCAGATCACTTTCTGGACGGGCGTGGAGCAGATAGTCCGCGATTGCGTTGCCGCTTTCGGGTTCAAGAGGCAGACTTAGCTGCTTTCCCGTTTTTTGCTGAACAATGCGAATCTCCCCGGCCCGCCAGTCAATATTCTCCCGCTTGAGGTTGACAACATCACAGGCGCGCAGGCCGGTTTGGGCAGCCAAGAGCATCATGGCGTAATCACGCTTGCCAAAGGCCGTTTCTAAATTTGGCTCATCCAGTAAGCGCGCTGTTTCACCACCAGTAAAGCCCTCTCGGAATACTGTTCTGCACGCGACCATCTCGGGAACCGCAAGGCTCAGGTTCTCCGGCGTAAAATTGTTTTCATACAAATGCAGAAGAAATACCCGAACGGAAAAGATAGCCGAGTGTAGTCCTCCGGTGTACCTATCTGCCATACGAGTTATGGTATCGCTGACCTCTGCCAAAGTAATGCCGTCAAAGGATTTCCGGCCGCGTGCTTCCAGCTCGAAGAAAAAGGTGCGTATGGCGCTTCGGGCCACCTTGACCGTGCTGCCCGCAAGTATGCCCGTGCGATTGGCGTTGTCGCAGAAATGGAGAAGCAAGGCTGCAAATTCGGGAGCCGGTTCGCGTTGTCCCCAATCTGGGACCTTGTAGAGAGTAATATCTCCGGTTCGGTGCATTTCAGCCAGAAGGAAACTCGCTTTGCGCAGGTTCTGGTATGAAACCCGCGAAGTGAGCCCCTGCTCATATTTGCTCCGTATTTCCGCCACCATGTCGGATACCAGCGATTCAGAATAGTGTACCAGCCCTTGCTCTGTGTGCCTGCGCAAAATGACTGTCATTCCTTCGGCTGTGTAATGCCGCACTGTTCGCTTCGTCAGGCCCGCTTTGAGAAGCTCTTGCTTAACTCGCCAAATCAGTGCGAAAAGGTCATCGGGGTCAGCCAGTTGTTCAGGTGTGGGCATGTCCAGCTCAACACTTTGGCGCGGTTTTCTCAGAACAGGTTCCCATGGTCTGAGCTCTGTCAATTCTACTGTACCGGTTTGTGCAAAGTGTTTGAGCAACTCACTCCCGCGGCGAACCAGCCGCCATTTCCATTCGGAAAATTCTCTGCGCTCAAAAAGCTCGCGCTGTTCCAGCACAAACGCGTCAAGCATTTTGGCGCTCACGTTCAGAACACCCTGGCGGGTGAAATGACGGATAACCGCGCCAAAACCTGTGGTTCGATACTCTTTCACCGTCTTTGCACTTGCGTCACCTTGCTTCAACAGCCTTAACGACTGTTCGGCAACTTCTTGCAGATTAAATGTGTCCATTCGTTTACCTCGTATTTTCAGATAGTCAGGTTAAAACCTGCCTTTTCTATTATACGAATAAACGATGGACACCATTTATTATCCCGAGGTTTTTGACCGCAGACCCTTTATCTACAAGGGCTGTGGCTTAAACTTCGGGATAACTATTTCCTCGGCATAATCCTGATTATCCCGACATCGGGATAATCAGGACTTATCTGTAGCGGGAAAGAGAGCAGGACTTGATGGCGAACGTTCAGGACTCTTTATGGAGCAGATTAGAATAACAAAAGAAATGAGGTATGCCGATGGAAAAGACGGAAAAGCAAATGACCTTATTCGACCTCGATTCTTCGTTTGGGAAAATGTTCCCGGAGCCTTCTCATCTCAAAACGGAGAAGATTTCAAAGCGGTCCTCGAAGAGAGCATACGAATTGCAGACCACACCGTATCTGTACCTCGACCTGCGGGAGGGGTATGGAAATCTGCTGGGTGCATTTTGGGAAGAGAATTCTCCCTTGCTTGGAGAGTTCTGGATGCTCAATACTGGGGTGTCGCCCAAAGGCGCAAAAGAATCTTTCTTGTCGCAGATTTTGGAGGACACACCGCTCCCAAAATACTATTTGAGCAAGACCGCTTGCTTGGGAATACTTAGACGAGCAAAATCGAGGGGTAAAGAGTTGCCAAAACAATTAAAAACAGCATTGGAAATACAAGCTGGAATTACACAGATAGATAACAGCAGCCTATCAAATATGAAAGAACTGAAATCCTATCACATTAATCAAAGGAATGAAGGTATTGACCTTGAAAATCTTTCGGGTGCATTGATGGCAACACAGAATATGCAGATGCAGACTTTTGTTACAGAACCAATGATATGTTTAAATGACCAAGGCGGAAACCGCATGGATATTACTGAAAATATAACATCTACATTAAGAGCAAGTATGGGTGGAAATCTTCCCATTGTTATGGGAAGTCAGCAAGGTGGTGCGGAAATTTGTGAAAATCTTTGCCCGACGATTACATCAGCTGCTGGAACAAGTGGAAATAATCAGCCTGTACTGTTTGATAATCACGGTAAGGACTGCAGATATAACGGACCACTAAAAGTTGCACCGACAGTGGCAGCAGTCTATGGAACAGGTGGCAATAACGTTCCTCTTGTTTCAAAGCCTATTGCATATAGTTTGGATAGCAAAGACAGCAATTCAATGAAATCTAATAACCCAATATCAGGGTGTCGGGAAACAGATAAATCACGAACACTTGATACTACAAACCCAGATCCAAGTAAAAATCAAGGTGGTATTGCCATAGTACAGGAAAGTTATTGCATTGCCAGCAATACGATTAACCGCCAAGATCACAATGGAGGCAACGGTCAAGGGGTGCAGAAAGATATTAGTTATACGCTTACAACGTCAGATGTTCATGCTATTTATAAGCCTCAGCCATATCAAGATGTAGTTGGAGCCTTGTGTCATCGTGATTACAAAGGAGTGAATTCTATATATGTAAATCAAGACAAATGCATTGTAGATAAACCATACCAGGATGTTGTTGGAGCATTGTGCAATGGTGATTGGAAAGGTGCCGGTAATCAATATGTCAGCCAAGATAAGTGCATTATTGACAACCAAAGCAACATCTATGGGCAATCTGCATTTGCAGATTACAAGGAAGGTTGTAGCACTTTAAGAGCCCAAGGCGGTGACAATGGTGGAGGAAGTGAAAATCTTGCAGTATCACGAAATCTTGTCCGTAGGCTGACACCTCTTGAGTGCGAAAGACTGCAAGGCTTTCCCGATGGTTGGACGAATATAGCAAAAGCTTCAGATTCGCCAAGATACAAGGCACTTGGAAACAGTGTGGCAATTCCATGCGTAGACTTTGTTCTCCGTGGGATTGCTTTTTTCTTGCAAAAATTCAAGGAAGAAAGAGAGGAAAGTTAAAATGTATATGTATCCCGATAACTTAAAAGCAAAAGCAACACTGTGGCTGTGGGAACTGCGTGACATTGGTATTATCGGAATTGGATTGCTTATTTCTGTTTTTGCCCTTGCCCAAACAGGTATCCTATTCCCTGTTGTAATAACTGCGGCATATGCTTTTTTAAGCATTCGCTTTGAGGATATGAGTATCTTGGATTTTATTCGATATGCTGTATTCTTTTTTATTTTAAAGCCACAGACATATGAATGGAGGTTGTAAACTATGAGCAGAAAAGAAAAGACAAAACATAGAAATTCCACAAGAGAACTGATAGAAATTACGGAAATCACTGATTACAGCCTTGTCACTTCCTATGGAGAGTTGGTGTATTTCATCATCCACCCCACCAATATTTCTGTACTTTCAGAAAGCAGTGTAAGCAGTAGAATATATGCATTGATGACGGTGCTGAAAGGTATTGCTGAAATTGAAATGCTCTGCCTTAATTCCAAAGAGAATTTTGATGACAATAAGGAATATCTAAAAAAGCGTATGGAGGAAGAGGAAAATCCTATTATCCGAAAACTTCTGATGCAAGACAGCACCAATCTTGACCGTATGCAAGTGCAGATGGCTACTGCTCGTGAATTTCTGATAATCATTCGATTGAAAAATGAGAAAGAAAGTGACGTGTTTCCGTATTTATCTCGTATAGAAAAGAGCCTAAAGGATCAAGGTTTTACAGGAAGACGAGCAGATAATGCAGATATTAAGAGAATTTTGGGAGTGTACTTTGAACAGAATGTCACAACTGATAGGTACGAAGATTTTGACGGTGAGAGGTGGATTGTGTTTGGGGATATTTAATATATTGTGCTTGTAAGTTTGTTTTGAAATTTAATATTCAAAGAAATATTGGTGGAAATGAAGCAACGAGATTTATCTGTTATTCTATGAAGGATAATAAAAAATCCGTCACATAATATGTGACGGAAATGTAAATTCTATTGATTTTATATACTTATATTACCACAAAATGAGCAAAATTTCAAGTCTTGTACTTGCCCAGCTTTGGGTGTATTAAGTATAAGAGGTGATTTAAAATGGAACAAAAAAGCATGACAGCACTTGTTAGTGCATTCTCAAGAGCGTACCACTCTCAAAATAATAAAGTTAAAATTTTTGATGACAGTATTGCTAGGATGCTCTTGACCGATGAAGAATACCATAATATTTCAAAAAGCATGACGGACGGTATTGGCTTCTTTAATCCTAATTTTAAAGGGACAAAGGACGAAGCCCTGAGATGGGTAGTAGACAACCAATTATCTCCTCCACAACTTGGCAGAGCAGCTTATGCAGAAAAAGCACTTCAGACTGCTGTATCTATAGGTGTAAAACAATATTTAATTTTCGGTGCAGGATACGATACATTTGCCTACCGTCAACCGAGTTGGGCTGAAAAGATACAGATTTTGGAGATTGATCATCCTTTTACTGCAAATGATAAGCAAGTACATCTTAAAAATGCTAATATTACAATACCAAATAATGTTCACTTTATTGAAGCAGATTTCACCAATGAACAGTGGCAAACGGCATTAACCCAAAATACTTCATTTAATGGAAATAAAATTAGCTTTTGCAGTATCCTAGGAGTTGCATATTATCTTTCCAGACAAACATTTAGTGAATTGATTACCGTGCTCAGCTTAATTTTACCAAAGGGAAGTTCAATTGTATTTGATTATCCCGATGAAAATACTTATACCGAAAAAGCAGGAGAACGTGCAAAAAAACAAGCTTTGTTGGCAGGTGCGGCAAACGAAAAGATGCTTGGTAGCTATTCGTACAAAGATATGGAGAAAATTCTTTCAGAACATGGATTTTTAATTTATGAGCATTTAACCCCAATGGAAATGACACAACAATACTTTGAAACCTATAATCAAGCAAACCCTACTCATTATATGACTGCATTCGATAATGTAAATTATTGCCTTGCGGTAAGAAAATAAGTTGTTTTCTATGTAGCTTAGTTAACTGAACAAAACAAAATTCAATTATCCTAAAGCAACCTTTCACCCGAGAGGTTGTTTTTTTATACCCTAAACTAAGAAAGGACTGATGATAATAGATGAAAACTCAAAGCATTGCAACCGAGCCGAGCCTCCAACTCAAAACATTTTTAGACATGATTGCTCCATCGGTGATTAAATTTAATGTGGATCATTTCATTTGTGGAAACACATTTCGATGTGTGTGGGCACTTCGTGAATATCCCACAGTAACTGAAGAACAGGCAATCCTTCGTCATTTAGGTGAAAAAGATGGTGTGACACTGCGTATCTATACAAGACAGGTAACACCAACAGAAGAAAAAAGAATCATTCATAATGCCACAAATAAGAACAGAATGAATACTGCAAATACCAACGATTTGCAAGAAAGCGTCACTGCTGAAAGCAATCTGCAGGATGTGGTTACTTTGGTATCTACCATGCATCGAAACCGCGAACCACTTTTACATTGTGCAGTATATATCGAACTGACTGCAAGCGACTATGACAGCCTAAAGCTATTACAAACTGATGTTTTGACAGAACTTGTTCGAAGTAAGCTGAATGTAGATAGGCTGTTGCTCCGTCAACAACAAGGCTTTTTCTGCGTTGGCCCATCGGGTAGAAATATTTTTGGTAGTCAATTTGAGCGAGTCCTCCCCGCCTCATCCGTTGCAAATCTGTATCCCTTTAATTATTCGGGAAAGACAGATAGCAACGGTTTTTATTTAGGCAGAGATAAGTTTGGCAGTAACATTCTTGTGGATTTCGATAAGCGAGATGATGACAAAACCAACCCTTGTATCTTGATTTTGGGTAATTCGGGACAAGGCAAAAGTTATCTTCTTAAGCTGATTTTATGCAATATCTTAGAGTCGGGTAAAAGTGTAATATGCCTTGATCCAGAACATGAATTCGGTGAACTTGCAGAAAATACAGACGGTTGTTTTGTGGATTTAATGAGTGGGGAGTATATGATAAATCCACTAGAACCGAAAAGCTGGGATGACGGCGGTTCGCCACAGGATAAGGATGCACCCATTGCATTCAGACAAGCAACAAAGCTTAGTCAGCATATTAGCTTTTTAAAAGATTTTTTTCGTTGCTATAAAGACTTTGATGACAGGAATATTGATGTCATTGAAATTATGCTTGGCAAATTGTATTCCAATTGGAATATCAGTGATAACACCGACTTTGCATCCCTTGAATCTAAGGACTATCCCATCCTGTCTGACCTTTATACTCTGATTGAGAAAGAATATAAAGACTATGATAAAGAAAAATATCAGCTTTATACCGCTGAATTGTTACAGGAAATTCTACTTGGACTGCATTCTATGTGTAAGGGTGCAGAGAGTAAGTTCTTTAATGGCTATACCAATATTACTTCAAACAGATTTATTGTGTTTGGTGTAAAAGGCTTATTAAATGCAAGTAAGAATGTAAAAAATGCTTTGCTTTTCAATGTCTTATCCTTCATGAGTGACAAACTTCTTACCGAGGGAAATACGGCGGCCGCCATTGACGAACTGTATTTATTCCTTACAAATATGACTGCCATTGAGTACATCAGGAACTTTATGAAAAGAGTGCGAAAGAAAGAGTCCTCCGTAATTCTGTCCAGTCAGAATTTGGAGGACTTTAATATTGAGGGCATTCGTGAGATGACAAAGCCTTTGTTCTCTATCCCCACGCATCAATTCTTGTTTAATGCCGGCGCTGTAGATTCTAAATTTTATATGGATACCTTACAGCTTGAACAAAGTGAGTACAATCTTATTAAGTTTCCTCAGCGTGGAGTATGCCTCTATAAATGCGGTAACGAGCGATATAACCTTGTTGTTCATGCTCCGGCATACAAGGAAAAATTGTTTGGAAAGGCAGGAGGTAGATAGATGGCGGCTATTTCGGGAGCAGCTCTTGCCAAAGCAGCCACTGCGGTTTTATCTAATGACAAAATCAGAAAAGGGGTTGGGTGGATTGTCGTGGCAATCCTTTCCCCTATCATTGTAACAATAGCTTTAATTCTTGCAATTCTTTCAGGAACAGCAAGTCACAACAGCACAGCATTGGAATTATCCTTTAACGGTGGTGCTATATCTGAAAAAGTACCCGTGGAATTCAGAACGCATATTGAAGATATGCGTTACAGCTTTGGCTTTCTTGACTATGATATTAAAAGTATCAACAGCAAAACAGAAGATGACGAAAGCCTTGATTCGGTAAGAGTTAAGGCTATTTTTTATGCTCTGTATTTCGGCGATGAACGCCCATCCCTTATTAATACTTTGCAGTTTGCAGATTGCTTTGTTGTTTACGAAAAAAGAACTCGCACAGTTACAAATAAAGATGGCAGTACCAGTAAAGAAACCTACACTGTAGCTGTTCCCATTAAGGAACTGTCAGTTATTTATGAAAACATTGCTAAAGTAATGGGAATAACCGCAACAGCTGATGATAGAGCCAATGCTACAGAAATCTATTACCGTATTAAATACGGCAGACCGGCGCCTACCTATGGGAAGGGGTTTGACGATTTTACCAATGGACTTCCCATTTCTGATGTTCCGTTCGTAGGTGTAGATGGATTTACCGAACCTGTGGCAAATTGGAGAAGTTCGGTGACCAGTGAGTTCGGCTATCGTAAAGACCCATTCACAGGACAGATGAAAGGGCATGGGGGTATCGACATTGGAAAGCCAAAAGGTACTCCGATATATTCTGCTCTTGACGGAACGGTTATGCTTGTACGCTACTCCAATACAGGCTACGGATACCATGTGATGGTGGATCATGGCGGAGGGTTTCTTACCCTTTATGGGCATTGCTCAAAGTTACTTGTAAGTGAGGGGCAAAAGGTATCAGCAGGAACAAAGATTGCCGAGGTAGGTACTACAGGCAGAAGTACAGGGAATCATCTGCACTTTGAAATCCGCATAAACGGAGAAAAACAAAATCCAAGAAGTTATTTACCATAAGAGAAAGGGAGATTTTATGCTTAAAACAAATGCAACTTTCGAAAGAAAATGCTCTGCTATTCAAACGCAGACTTGTGTGATTGAAGCTGTAGAGCAAATGGAACATGAAAAATTTAAAGAGTTTTCTAATGGCTTGCTTGAGGACAGACAGTTTATTGCAGACCACAAAGAGGATATGTTTGTTGATTCTAATGGTGTAATTCACGGACTGC containing:
- a CDS encoding tyrosine-type recombinase/integrase, which translates into the protein MNDFFNTVRSFLLEYLPNQRCFSENTIRSYRQALNLFILYLRTEQRMSVKQIRFDTMNREMILNFLDWLENDRHCGVNTRNQRLMVLRSFFDYAGELDCTQIALSVTVQNVPIKTPQSKVVEYLSETALEALLKQPDPAKRTGLRNSFFMVLMYDTAARCGELLDMKVRDLRIRVQHPIAYLHGKGSKTRTVPLLSRTVQHCERYLRTFHPCEPMDSEKPLFYTIIHGIQQPMSADTVALFLKKYGDLACRACPEVPPHIHAHMLRHTRAMHLYHQGMPMMLLSEYLGHASEETTKVYAYADTEMKRAAIDKADVVRGSASPPVPIWINDDEMILKLSGLI
- a CDS encoding tyrosine-type recombinase/integrase, whose protein sequence is MKHTFKSLFSERLRGFAQQKNAVGFPYDESLRLLLDFDRFCLDKFPSETTLTKEICLAWAVRKDTEGNNTFRNRLMPVREFARYLNRCGEPAFVLTPNFAKKGPRHIPHIYSEEEIAALWNVLDHLRPRKGYPIRHFVFPTLVRLLYCCGLRPCETRKLRTADVDLEKGRLDIVESKGHKSRIVMMADDVTEICRKYDETVSKVMPGRELFFPDSNGNIYGKVGLNKTFRIAKAKAGIGTSGEYSPRLYDFRHTFATHRLYQWMCDGKDVTAMLPYLSAYMGHAQLSDTYYYIHLVPGLFEKMTGFDYSASEHLLPEVECDE
- a CDS encoding tyrosine-type recombinase/integrase; this encodes MDTFNLQEVAEQSLRLLKQGDASAKTVKEYRTTGFGAVIRHFTRQGVLNVSAKMLDAFVLEQRELFERREFSEWKWRLVRRGSELLKHFAQTGTVELTELRPWEPVLRKPRQSVELDMPTPEQLADPDDLFALIWRVKQELLKAGLTKRTVRHYTAEGMTVILRRHTEQGLVHYSESLVSDMVAEIRSKYEQGLTSRVSYQNLRKASFLLAEMHRTGDITLYKVPDWGQREPAPEFAALLLHFCDNANRTGILAGSTVKVARSAIRTFFFELEARGRKSFDGITLAEVSDTITRMADRYTGGLHSAIFSVRVFLLHLYENNFTPENLSLAVPEMVACRTVFREGFTGGETARLLDEPNLETAFGKRDYAMMLLAAQTGLRACDVVNLKRENIDWRAGEIRIVQQKTGKQLSLPLEPESGNAIADYLLHARPESDLPYIFLCHTGALRPINNRSASALVTKYLRRANIVSHIPRRGFHSFQRSFGTRLLQNEIPLELLRQLLGHSKIDSAKPYLSVDEQGLKTCALGLVPCGKAGDLV
- a CDS encoding DNA cytosine methyltransferase, translating into MEQIRITKEMRYADGKDGKANDLIRPRFFVWENVPGAFSSQNGEDFKAVLEESIRIADHTVSVPRPAGGVWKSAGCILGREFSLAWRVLDAQYWGVAQRRKRIFLVADFGGHTAPKILFEQDRLLGNT
- a CDS encoding DNA cytosine methyltransferase, translated to MLNTGVSPKGAKESFLSQILEDTPLPKYYLSKTACLGILRRAKSRGKELPKQLKTALEIQAGITQIDNSSLSNMKELKSYHINQRNEGIDLENLSGALMATQNMQMQTFVTEPMICLNDQGGNRMDITENITSTLRASMGGNLPIVMGSQQGGAEICENLCPTITSAAGTSGNNQPVLFDNHGKDCRYNGPLKVAPTVAAVYGTGGNNVPLVSKPIAYSLDSKDSNSMKSNNPISGCRETDKSRTLDTTNPDPSKNQGGIAIVQESYCIASNTINRQDHNGGNGQGVQKDISYTLTTSDVHAIYKPQPYQDVVGALCHRDYKGVNSIYVNQDKCIVDKPYQDVVGALCNGDWKGAGNQYVSQDKCIIDNQSNIYGQSAFADYKEGCSTLRAQGGDNGGGSENLAVSRNLVRRLTPLECERLQGFPDGWTNIAKASDSPRYKALGNSVAIPCVDFVLRGIAFFLQKFKEEREES
- a CDS encoding class I SAM-dependent methyltransferase, yielding MEQKSMTALVSAFSRAYHSQNNKVKIFDDSIARMLLTDEEYHNISKSMTDGIGFFNPNFKGTKDEALRWVVDNQLSPPQLGRAAYAEKALQTAVSIGVKQYLIFGAGYDTFAYRQPSWAEKIQILEIDHPFTANDKQVHLKNANITIPNNVHFIEADFTNEQWQTALTQNTSFNGNKISFCSILGVAYYLSRQTFSELITVLSLILPKGSSIVFDYPDENTYTEKAGERAKKQALLAGAANEKMLGSYSYKDMEKILSEHGFLIYEHLTPMEMTQQYFETYNQANPTHYMTAFDNVNYCLAVRK
- a CDS encoding VirB4 family type IV secretion system protein, encoding MKTQSIATEPSLQLKTFLDMIAPSVIKFNVDHFICGNTFRCVWALREYPTVTEEQAILRHLGEKDGVTLRIYTRQVTPTEEKRIIHNATNKNRMNTANTNDLQESVTAESNLQDVVTLVSTMHRNREPLLHCAVYIELTASDYDSLKLLQTDVLTELVRSKLNVDRLLLRQQQGFFCVGPSGRNIFGSQFERVLPASSVANLYPFNYSGKTDSNGFYLGRDKFGSNILVDFDKRDDDKTNPCILILGNSGQGKSYLLKLILCNILESGKSVICLDPEHEFGELAENTDGCFVDLMSGEYMINPLEPKSWDDGGSPQDKDAPIAFRQATKLSQHISFLKDFFRCYKDFDDRNIDVIEIMLGKLYSNWNISDNTDFASLESKDYPILSDLYTLIEKEYKDYDKEKYQLYTAELLQEILLGLHSMCKGAESKFFNGYTNITSNRFIVFGVKGLLNASKNVKNALLFNVLSFMSDKLLTEGNTAAAIDELYLFLTNMTAIEYIRNFMKRVRKKESSVILSSQNLEDFNIEGIREMTKPLFSIPTHQFLFNAGAVDSKFYMDTLQLEQSEYNLIKFPQRGVCLYKCGNERYNLVVHAPAYKEKLFGKAGGR
- a CDS encoding M23 family metallopeptidase → MAAISGAALAKAATAVLSNDKIRKGVGWIVVAILSPIIVTIALILAILSGTASHNSTALELSFNGGAISEKVPVEFRTHIEDMRYSFGFLDYDIKSINSKTEDDESLDSVRVKAIFYALYFGDERPSLINTLQFADCFVVYEKRTRTVTNKDGSTSKETYTVAVPIKELSVIYENIAKVMGITATADDRANATEIYYRIKYGRPAPTYGKGFDDFTNGLPISDVPFVGVDGFTEPVANWRSSVTSEFGYRKDPFTGQMKGHGGIDIGKPKGTPIYSALDGTVMLVRYSNTGYGYHVMVDHGGGFLTLYGHCSKLLVSEGQKVSAGTKIAEVGTTGRSTGNHLHFEIRINGEKQNPRSYLP